CATTTTCCTCAGTTGGAGCGGTCTGCGCGTCTTCGCTATCTTTCTCTCATCGGTTCCCCAGCAATTGGCGCCTGTCCGTGACGATGCGGCCCTGCCGCTCTATTCGGTGATCGCCGCAATCTATAACGAAGCAGAATCCGTTCCGGCACTCATCGAGGCACTGAAGCGGATCGACTATCCAAGAGAACGCCTTGATATCAAAATCGTGGTCGAACGCGACGATACGCTCACGCGCCACGCGCTCAATCAGCTCAACCTTGCGGCGCCCTTCGAAATCGTTGTTGCACCATCTGCCGGCCCGCGCACCAAACCGAAAGCGCTGAATGCTGCGTTGCCCTTCTCGCGCGGGCAATATGTCGTCGTCTACGACGCGGAGGACCGGCCAGACCCGTTACAGTTGCGCATCGCGCTGGCCGCATTCGAATCCGGCGACGTACGGCTCGCCTGCGTGCAGGCGCGCCTCACGATCGACAACACCGAAGACAGTTGGCTAACGCGCCTGTTCACCGCCGAATATGCCGGTTTGTTCGATGTCTTCCTGCCGGGCCTTGCGGCCTTCCGCATGCCCTTGCCGCTCGGCGGCACATCGAATCATTTCCACACTGCCACTTTGCGCAAACTCGGCGGATGGGATCCTTATAATGTCACGGAAGATGCCGATCTCGGCATTCGCCTCGCGCGGATGGGCCTGCACACCACCGTGATTCCATCATCCACACACGAGGAAGCACCGGCCCGCGTCGCCGCCTGGATCAAGCAGCGCTCACGATGGTTCAAGGGTTATCTGCAGACCTGGGCCGTACACATGCACAATCCGCTCAAGCTCTGGCACGATCTCGGCGCCGCGGGCTTTGTTGTGTTTCAGATGGTAGTGGGTGGCGCCGTCCTCGCCGCGCTTGTGCATGGTGTTTTTATCGGCGTGCTGACCTGGCAATTGGCATCGGGCCTGTTCTGGCCTGCAAAATCTGGCGTCTTAGAAATGATGTTTTTGGGCCTGTATGTCACGACGTTGACAATGGGCTATGTACTGTCAGCCCTGCTCGGTTTCATCGGCCTGTCACGGCGTCGGGCGCTCGACAGCGTCTGGTATCTGATCTGGACACCCTTATATTGGCTGCTGCTGTCCACCGCCGCCTGGTATGCGATCTATCAATTGATTCGCGCACCCTACCACTGGGAAAAGACCCAGCATGGGCTCGCGCGCAATTCGCGGCGCGCGATGTCAAAAGAGGCTTACAAATAACGCTTCAGATCGGTCGCAGCCTCTTCCGGCTTTCGCTTCAGGTTGAATGGCGCGATGAATTGCCCGTCCTTGTTCATGAGATAAACTAGCGCGGTATGGTCCATCGTGTAACCACCGCCATCGAGCGGCACCTTCTTGGAATAGACGCGATAGGCCTTTTCCATAGCTGCGACCGCGGCAGGATCGCCGGTCAATCCGCGCAGGCGCGGATCGAAGCTCGACAGATATTCTTTCATCACGGCCGGGGTGTCCCGCTCGGGATCGACTGTCACGAAATAGGCACCGACTTTGTCGCCATCGCGGCCCAGGGCCTTGTAAAGCTCGGACATATCGAACAGTGCCGTGGGGCAAACATCCGGGCAATGCGTGAAGCCGAAGAAGATCAGCGATGGCTTGCCCTTCAACACCTCTTCCGTCACGGCCTGTCCGTTCTGATCGACAAGCTTGAACGGACCGCCGATCGCCGATGGCGTGGCAATCTGTACGGGTGTCCGTCCCACAACCAAGAGCAGCGCACCGGAAATGACCAGCAGGCCCGCCAGAAAAGCGCCGATGACGGTGACGATGCGAGTGGTTTGTGGGGTCATGGTCAGGTCCGAAGATAAACGCGGCTCTTTCGCTGGGTCATCAGAAACAAGCCGCAATGCCGGAGCGGACGATCTCGAAAAACACCGCCGTGCCGTAATAGACCCAGAGCGCGCAGGCAACTGCCAGCAGCACGCCCAACACCGCGCTCACGGCGGCGAGCGGCCAGATAGTGCGGCGAGGTGCCGCAGTAGGGAGTGTGCCTGCCATCCCTGTCAAATAAGCCGGTCTTTGGGCCGGATCAACAGCGCTCCCGCGAATTGCCGGGCTTACCCGGAGCCGATTGACATCGTTTCGTTACGAGAGCTTCGGAAAAGTGCCAGTGACAACAAGACCAACCAGCCCGCAACAGTTATGCTTTAAGACTAAAATCCGCAGACTTCGTTCTTAACACCTCTCCCTGCCCGCCTCTTTCAAAAGGCCGCCGCTCATCATGGACAGCCTCGTGACACTCGCCGCCGATCCCGCCGCATGGGTCGCCCTCGTGACTCTTGTGGTGATGGAGGTGGTGCTCGGCATCGACAACCTGATCTTCATCGCCATCCTGACCAACAAGCTTCCGGCCCACCAGCAACAGCGCGCGCGGGTCATCGGCATCGGGCTTGCCCTCATTCTGCGGCTGGCCCTGCTCGGCACAGTGGCATTCATCGTCCAGCTGACAACCCCGATCTTCACCGCCTTCGGACACGGCTTCTCATGGCGCGACTTGATTCTGCTCGCCGGTGGATTGTTCCTGGTGTGGAAGGCGACGAAGGAAATCCATCACAATGTCGATCCCGATCCAGGACCGGACATGTTCGACACGAAAACCGCCTCGCTTGGCTTCGCCTCCGCGATCGGCCAGATCCTGCTTCTTGACCTGGTCTTCTCGATCGACAGCATCATCACCGCGGTCGGAATGACCGATCACGTTCCGATCATGGTGACCGCCGTCATCATTGCCGTGCTGGTGATGCTGCTGGCGGCAACGCCATTATCGAACTTTATCAGCCGCAATCCGACCGTGGTGATGCTGGCGCTTGGCTTTCTCTTGATGATTGGCATGGCGTTGATCGCGGAAGGCTTCGGCGCGAAAATTCCGAAGGGCTATATCTACGCGGCGATGGCGTTCTCGGCTTTTATCGAGCTTCTTAATATCATGGCGCGCAATGCGCGGAAGAAGGCGGAGACGTAAATACGACGTTTTACAGCCCGCCAAAGTTTGCCGCACTATGGAACGGTGACGTCTGGCAGCGTTTATCTCCGAGACCAACCGGAGATAAACCTATGACCTACGATCCTGATCGCGACGCCCGCGCACCGGACGATGTGAACCCCAACCGACGCCCCTATGAACGCAGAGCCGGCGGAAGAAGCATGGGTCTGGTGCTGGGTCTCATTGCTCTTTTACTGGTCGGCGGATTTCTATTTTACAGCATGAGGGACGCCAACGATATCGCATCGGATAACCGGCCGACGGCGTCTCAATCGGATACGACCGGCACGGCCTCCGGCGGAAAAACGGAGCCGACAAATCCGGCCCCGGCAAAAGAATGAACGGGACGCTTTACGAGTTAGTGAGAGCGCAATCTCTCGCTTATCCCCGCCAAGGGGCGGCGAACTTCAGTCGGCTGTTGCCGGGTTGGATGGCAGGCGCCAGTGCGAAACCAGCGCAGGGGACGAGCGAATATGAAAATCCGCTCGCCCGTTCGAGGCCTATCAGCCGTGATGCGCCGACACCGCCTTCGTCACTTCGGCCGTGAGTTTTTGCGAAGCGGCATGCGAGATGTCGCCGAGCGAGATGATGCCGACCATGCGCTTGCTCTTGTCGATCACCGGCAGGCGGCGGATCTGCCGGATCTCCATCAGGTCGGCCGCCCTGTTGACATCGTCGCTGTCTTGGCACCAGACGATGCCTGGTGTCATCACGTCGCGCGCGGTAAGTTGCTCAATGCCGCGGCCGTTGGCCACGCCCTTGCAGCAGATGTCGCGGTCGGTGACCATGCCGATCAGCTTGTCGTTCTCACCCACCGGCACCGCGCCGATGTCGCTCTTGCGCATGCGTCGGGCAATCTCGGTGATCTTGGTGTCGGGGGACACCCATTCGCAACCTTCATGCATCGCGTTTTTTACTTTCATGGTGGCGCTCCTTGTATGTGTATGCAGCCGCGCAGGCGCGGCGCCGTGCTCCCCCCATGTTGTGCGAAATGCAATTGTCGGCCCGCGCGAAGCGCTTGTCCATCCCCTGACTCCGCCCCTTGGCGCGCGGGAACTCGTCGCACTGGAACACGCGCCTACGCGCGGGAACAATGCTGCACGGGGCCACAGGCGCGCGGCGGCTGACTATTGTTTCGCCAAAAGGGCCGACAAGAGCGCGGGTTTCAATCGCCCGATCAAGAAGGCCGAGCCTTCATTCGTCAGATGAGCATTGTCCCGGAAGAAGGGAAGGCCGTTGTCTCTGACCACGCAATGCGTCGAGTCGCAGAATGAGATTTTGGGATCGAGTATCGTCAGGCCGGGAACCGATGCACCGACATTGACGATCATCGCATCGATCGCGGCTGTCTTGTTGCGGGCGCTTTCGAGGCTCTGCGGCACACATTTCGGATCGGCGTCGCCGAATTGCGCGGCACATTTCGCCGTGTCGATGCCGGTATTGTAAGCCGATGATACGATGACGACGGGGCGTTCATCCGCGCCGAGTGCTTCCAAGCTGTCACGCAAGTGCGTCTCAATCCAGGCGATGTAGTCTCTACCGCTGCCCTCGAACGGCTCGCCGGACCCCGCCAGTCCGATCTCGCGATTATAGCCACCGTAATTGCCGGCGAAGATCACCGGATGCCGATCGCGCGCGAGCTGGTTGAATGCATCCGCAACATTCCTCGCGCAAGTGCGATCGGGAACACCGCGCTGAAAGCGTTGCGTGCCGCGCAGGAATAGGCAGCCATGATCGTAGATGGCAATGCCGCGAATGCCGGCCTCCTTGAACAGACGGTCGAGCCCGTAGACGAGATTGAGCGCATGGCTGTCGCCCACCAGATAAACGATCTTTTGTGATGCTGGATCGCCGAATGTGCAACGGCTTCGCGCACTGCTGCAAAGATCGCCGGCAAAGCTGAGCTCTCCGGCCGCCTTCTGCACACGGTCTCTGCTCATGCGGTCCGGAAATCCATTGCGCGCGATTACGATGCCACTGATGCAAAGCGTCAGAGCCGGCACAACAAGGAAAGATGCAAAGAGCGCTGCCTGCCGCTGCGTGACAAACGCCTCCAGTCTCGCGCCGATTGAGCGCATGCCGATGCTGCCGACAAATAGCCATGAGATCTTGGGCTCGTTCGAGACGCGGTAGAAGCGCTCGACGAAGATATAGAGCAGCGCGCCGAGCAGGATGGAGACGATCAGCAGACCCAGCAATTCAGATAGCGTTGGCGGCACGACGATCCATGTCCGGTACAGCACGATCAGCGGCCAATGGACGAGATAGACCGAGTATGAAATGCGGCCGAGAAGACGAAGAGGCTGGGCTGACAATGTTTTGTGCCAAAAGCCGTCATGGCCTGCGATCAGCAGCAGAGCGGTTGCAAGGCAAGGTAACAGCGCATTCGCTGCTGGCCAGGGGGTCCGGACATCAAAGAGTACGATGGCGGCGATCAGCAGCGCCGCCCCGATGAGGCCGTAAACCATGGATTGCGGCCTCGACGGCCGTGCAGCAAGAAGAAAAACCGCGGCGCCAATCGCAAACTCGAAGATGCGGAATGGCATCATGTAGAAGGCAAGATATGGCGCTCGGCCCGTGAAAAGGGCGCTCGCTGCCAACGACAGAAGGCCAAGCGAGATGACGCCTCTGGTCAAAGTCTTTTTGCCGCCTGCAGCCAGCAGGATCAGGAAAGCAGGCCAGATCAGATAGAATTGCTCTTCAACGCTCAGCGACCAGACATGCAGGAGCGGGTGCAGCAGACTACTCTCGTTGAAGTAGTCAACCGAAAGCAAGAAATGGATATTTGCGACGCCCAGAAGCGATGCGATTGATGACCAGGCGAGCGCTTTGAAATCGCCGGGTGTCAGTAGCCGCCAGCTGACGGCCAGGGTGATGGCCACCGTCACGGCCAGCGCGGGAAACAGCCGCCGGATCCGGCGCCAGTAGAAGGAAAGAAACTGAAATTTGCCGGCCTCGGCTTTGAGGATCTGTCCCGAGATCAGATAGCCGGAGATGACAAAGAAAATATCGACGCCGGCAAAACCGCCCGGCGCCCAGGATGGGTCGAGATGGAACAGCAGAATCGGCAGGATCGCCAAGGCCCGCAGGCCCTCGATATCGGTCCGAAACGTGTCGATCTTTGAAGCAGGTGCGAAAGGCAAGGGACAGCCGATGGAGCTCGATCAATCGTAAGGCGCCGAATTGTATAGAGCGGCGTCATATACACCAAATTACAAAATGTGACTCACGGATGGGGCGCGCGCTCGTACCCCATCTCAGCTCTGGCCGGGGACAGTTTTTGTGTCCGATCCACTGCCTTCGCGGGAACGAGCGGCAACGGGAAGGTGCCATTTGCTGCCGATCCCGGCTATAGACTGAAATCCTGCGATTCCAACTTCTTGAAAGCCTTCCCATGACCGACGAGACCCGCGACAGCAACGGCACCATTCTCAATGACGGCGACTCAGTGACGCTGATCAAGGATCTAAAGGTGAAGGGCACGTCAGAGACACTGAAGCGCGGCACGCTGGTGAAGAATATCCGGCTTACCGGCGACACCGGCGAGATCGAATGCAACACCAAGCAGGTGAAGGGACTCGTGCTGAAGACGGCCTTTCTGAAGAAGGCCTAAGGAAATCCCCGCTGATGCAGGAATGCGTTTTTTGCTTTCCTTTTTTCAGTGACGGACAGTTAGAGGGCTGTTGCAAAACGCGACATGTTGCATCGCGCTCGCTGAACGGACGTTTATCTGCGCTCACAAAATCTTTTGTCGCATGCATCAAATCGCATTTTCTTTGCCGCAATCCGGTGGAAATTCGAAACGACAATTTGCACATCTCGAACGTTAGGGAGATGCGCTCATGGTCAACTTCAAACGTGCCGTCGTTTGCGCTGCGGCTGTCGGCTTCCTTGCGCTGACAAGCGCAGCCTCGGCGATGCCGGTCGGGCAACTTGGCTCCGACAGGAATGCGGCGACAGCGGATAGCGGCGTGCAAAAGGCGCGCTGGGTGTGCGGGCCTTACGGCCGGTGCGTGTGGCGGCCGAACTACTACCGGCCTTATCCGTATTACGGCTACGGCTATTACGCGCCACGGCCGCGTTACTATGGCTATTATGGTTACGGCCCGCGCTGGCGCCGCTGGTAACATCACGACAGAAATGAAAATGGCCCGGCGCTTCTGCCGGGCCATTTTCGTTCGGATGATGCCGAAGCAATCGATCAGCGGAAGACGTAGACGATGCGCCGTGTCGCCGGATCGACCAGCACCGGCTGTCCGTCGTTCAGGTAGACATATTGATATCTGTAGTCAGGCACGGGTTGCAATTCGACCGTACGTGGCAGAGCGGCGCCGACAAAGACTTCACGTTCCAGCGTGACGGGCTCGAGCGGATTGTTCGTCACATAGGTGCCGACAGCCGGCGGCGGTGTCACGACCGCGCCAGGCGCCATCGCATAAGCGCCACGTGCGGCGTCGATCTCGGCATTGATCACGGGTTCGGCATAGGCAGCACCCGTCGTGCCGTAGCCATAGGCTGGTGCGCGATAGCTCACGGTCGGCAATGCGCCCGGTGCCAGCGGCGCCGGATCGGTCACCACAACCTGACGGTTATTGCCGGGGCTGAGCGTCATATATTGTGAATAGGCCCAGCCCTGGATGCCGCGGAAATTCACCTGGCACCAGAGGCTGCCTTCGACGCAGCCAATCACGGTGGCGCGGCGGTTGGCACCCATATTGCCGATGATCGGATGTTCCGGTCCGGGGCCGGAGCGGATATTGAGATCGGTCGTTGCGGTGGCAATGGTTTGGGCCTGCGCGGCGCCGATCATGGCCAGCGACGCGACGGCGGCAGACAAGGCGATGCGCTTCATGGGTTCCTCACAGGAGTTGGAGGCGGATGCAGGCCCAACGCCGCAGAAAATCGATCGTTCCGGTGCAACAAGCCGCCGAAAGCAGCGACTGGAGTGGGGCCGTGCGCACATTTTCGTTACGTTTTAACGACTCGTTTGATCTCCCTCAGGGCCGGACGCGCGAAGCCAGCGCAAATCATGTAAATTGATGTATCAATGAGGGAGACGCGCCGTGATCGGCTGGCTGGTACGCCTGATTTTCATCCCGTCCGGCATCATCGCCGGATGGTTCGTGGCGAAGGATGCCCCGAATTTCAGCGCCGTTCAGCTCGTAGTCGGGCTGTTGCTGATATTCTTCATCGTGCTGGTGATGATCATCGCCGCTCGTCTCGACGACATGCAGGGCAAGAGCACCGGCGATTGATGTCGAATCACTTACGAGTGCCGTGACGAGCTGAACGCGATTGGTTTCGTAATCGGCGCCAAGACCTGTAAAACTTTTATCGATGCGCAAAGGATGCATTTCAAATCAATGCATCGCCAGGATGCTTTTCATTATGCATGTTCAGCAAAGCGTGATGACCGGTAACGGCCCGGCGCTTTGAATGGTGCTATCGTCCCGATCGGAGCAGGTGCCCCCACGATGCTCCCTTTCGGTTCTATTCGGTTTGAGTGTCATGCGTAGGAGGACATCATGCGCAAAGCTTTGATGATCGTAACCGCCGCGGCCAGCATCGCGACAGCAACCATCGCTGCACCGAGCAGCGCACAGGCGCGTTGCTATGGTTGCTGGGCGGGTGCGGGACTTGCAGTAGGTGCCATTGCCGGCGCTGCTTTCGCCAGCGCGGCATATGGCGGCTATGGCTATGGCGGTTATGGCTACGGCTATGGTTACGGCGGCTACGGCAATCCGTATTACGGTGGCGTCTATTATCGCCCAGCTTATTATGGTGGCTATTATCGTCCGGCTTATTACGGCGGCTACTACCGTCCTTACTACAGGACTTATTACGCCGCGCCGCGCTATGTCGGCTATTGGGGCGGTCCGCGCTTCTGGCCGGGTTATGCCTACGGCTGGCGCCGTCCGGTCGGCTATTATTGGTAAGCTGGAATCGGATCTGGCAGATACTTCAAAAGGGCGGATGAAAATCCGCCCTTTCGGTCTTTGCGCCTCGATCAATCCTTCAGCCGCAGATAATCCATCTTGCTGAGCGGTACGCCCTTGTGCCGCAGGATGTCGTAGGCAGTGGTGACATGAAAGAAAAAGTTCGGCAGTGCGAAGGTGAACAGATAAGAGCTGCCGCTGAAGGCCGGGGTGAAGTCGCGCAGTTTGAGTTCGATCGTCCTGGTCTCGAGGCCGTCGAGCTGCGCTTCCTTGAAGCCGTCGATGTAGGTGATCGTCCTGTCGATCCGCGTATATAACTCCGCGAAGGTCTTTTCATCGTCTTCCAGCTTCGGTGATGGCGTGCCGGTGATCCGCTCCATCGCCAGCTTCGACGTGTCGCTGGCGCGCTGCACCTGACCGGCCAGTGTCAGCATGTCGGATGCGAGCCGCGCTTCTACAAACGACACCGGATCGGCACCTGTGTCCCTGGCATGGGCCTCACCCTTGCGCAGTACATGTGACAAGGTCGTCAGCCCGCGCACGAAGACCGGGACGGAAGCCTGATAGATCGAAATGGGCATGGAACGCTTTCCTCAAAAAGGCCAAGGACCGCGATCTATGGTGGGGGTGGCGCGGGTCAAGGGAACAAAGAGGCCGCAACAAAAAATGCGGAAGGCGTTGTTTCCAGGACGCCACACGCTAAGCTTCCAATTGTCGCGGTTCAGAAATTTGCTCCACCAGTTGCAGCGCGTCCTTCAAGCGAAGTTCTGAACCGCCAGACCAATACCGCCCATTTCTGCGAAAAGGACGTCCGCATGACAGTTCTCGCCGAAGGCCAGATGAGCCATG
The genomic region above belongs to Pseudorhodoplanes sinuspersici and contains:
- a CDS encoding TerC family protein, yielding MDSLVTLAADPAAWVALVTLVVMEVVLGIDNLIFIAILTNKLPAHQQQRARVIGIGLALILRLALLGTVAFIVQLTTPIFTAFGHGFSWRDLILLAGGLFLVWKATKEIHHNVDPDPGPDMFDTKTASLGFASAIGQILLLDLVFSIDSIITAVGMTDHVPIMVTAVIIAVLVMLLAATPLSNFISRNPTVVMLALGFLLMIGMALIAEGFGAKIPKGYIYAAMAFSAFIELLNIMARNARKKAET
- a CDS encoding DUF1993 domain-containing protein, with amino-acid sequence MPISIYQASVPVFVRGLTTLSHVLRKGEAHARDTGADPVSFVEARLASDMLTLAGQVQRASDTSKLAMERITGTPSPKLEDDEKTFAELYTRIDRTITYIDGFKEAQLDGLETRTIELKLRDFTPAFSGSSYLFTFALPNFFFHVTTAYDILRHKGVPLSKMDYLRLKD
- a CDS encoding acyltransferase family protein — its product is MPFAPASKIDTFRTDIEGLRALAILPILLFHLDPSWAPGGFAGVDIFFVISGYLISGQILKAEAGKFQFLSFYWRRIRRLFPALAVTVAITLAVSWRLLTPGDFKALAWSSIASLLGVANIHFLLSVDYFNESSLLHPLLHVWSLSVEEQFYLIWPAFLILLAAGGKKTLTRGVISLGLLSLAASALFTGRAPYLAFYMMPFRIFEFAIGAAVFLLAARPSRPQSMVYGLIGAALLIAAIVLFDVRTPWPAANALLPCLATALLLIAGHDGFWHKTLSAQPLRLLGRISYSVYLVHWPLIVLYRTWIVVPPTLSELLGLLIVSILLGALLYIFVERFYRVSNEPKISWLFVGSIGMRSIGARLEAFVTQRQAALFASFLVVPALTLCISGIVIARNGFPDRMSRDRVQKAAGELSFAGDLCSSARSRCTFGDPASQKIVYLVGDSHALNLVYGLDRLFKEAGIRGIAIYDHGCLFLRGTQRFQRGVPDRTCARNVADAFNQLARDRHPVIFAGNYGGYNREIGLAGSGEPFEGSGRDYIAWIETHLRDSLEALGADERPVVIVSSAYNTGIDTAKCAAQFGDADPKCVPQSLESARNKTAAIDAMIVNVGASVPGLTILDPKISFCDSTHCVVRDNGLPFFRDNAHLTNEGSAFLIGRLKPALLSALLAKQ
- a CDS encoding DUF1236 domain-containing protein; this encodes MKRIALSAAVASLAMIGAAQAQTIATATTDLNIRSGPGPEHPIIGNMGANRRATVIGCVEGSLWCQVNFRGIQGWAYSQYMTLSPGNNRQVVVTDPAPLAPGALPTVSYRAPAYGYGTTGAAYAEPVINAEIDAARGAYAMAPGAVVTPPPAVGTYVTNNPLEPVTLEREVFVGAALPRTVELQPVPDYRYQYVYLNDGQPVLVDPATRRIVYVFR
- a CDS encoding glycosyltransferase family 2 protein → MRAAEIRTGADRVLIAEGILTEHEYVHAFAFHHGIILDTLADVPRSACTLNDEALLESLANGLLPLCLNGEFIWIVAPWQLSARFLLNHLQRHQQDRSRLRITTMEWLRDFIHRETDVAIACKAAFDLRATRPDLSAGTTRSRRPLAFFGVGLAVMLLLAGLQTSLTIVVDLALAFIFLSWSGLRVFAIFLSSVPQQLAPVRDDAALPLYSVIAAIYNEAESVPALIEALKRIDYPRERLDIKIVVERDDTLTRHALNQLNLAAPFEIVVAPSAGPRTKPKALNAALPFSRGQYVVVYDAEDRPDPLQLRIALAAFESGDVRLACVQARLTIDNTEDSWLTRLFTAEYAGLFDVFLPGLAAFRMPLPLGGTSNHFHTATLRKLGGWDPYNVTEDADLGIRLARMGLHTTVIPSSTHEEAPARVAAWIKQRSRWFKGYLQTWAVHMHNPLKLWHDLGAAGFVVFQMVVGGAVLAALVHGVFIGVLTWQLASGLFWPAKSGVLEMMFLGLYVTTLTMGYVLSALLGFIGLSRRRALDSVWYLIWTPLYWLLLSTAAWYAIYQLIRAPYHWEKTQHGLARNSRRAMSKEAYK
- a CDS encoding alkylphosphonate utilization protein; translated protein: MTDETRDSNGTILNDGDSVTLIKDLKVKGTSETLKRGTLVKNIRLTGDTGEIECNTKQVKGLVLKTAFLKKA
- a CDS encoding CBS domain-containing protein, producing the protein MKVKNAMHEGCEWVSPDTKITEIARRMRKSDIGAVPVGENDKLIGMVTDRDICCKGVANGRGIEQLTARDVMTPGIVWCQDSDDVNRAADLMEIRQIRRLPVIDKSKRMVGIISLGDISHAASQKLTAEVTKAVSAHHG
- a CDS encoding SCO family protein; the encoded protein is MTPQTTRIVTVIGAFLAGLLVISGALLLVVGRTPVQIATPSAIGGPFKLVDQNGQAVTEEVLKGKPSLIFFGFTHCPDVCPTALFDMSELYKALGRDGDKVGAYFVTVDPERDTPAVMKEYLSSFDPRLRGLTGDPAAVAAMEKAYRVYSKKVPLDGGGYTMDHTALVYLMNKDGQFIAPFNLKRKPEEAATDLKRYL